Proteins from one Plodia interpunctella isolate USDA-ARS_2022_Savannah chromosome 3, ilPloInte3.2, whole genome shotgun sequence genomic window:
- the pelo gene encoding protein pelota: MKLVFKSIEKDGCGSIGLIPEEPEDMWHAYNLIAEGDAVTASTVRKVQTESSTGSSTSNRVRTTLTISVENIDFDTQACMLRLKGRNIVENQYVKMGAYHTLDLELNRKFTLQKALWDSVALERVDMACDPAVNADVAAVVMQEGLAHVCLITPSMTLVRSKIDITIPRKRKGFAQQHEKGLNKFYDAVMQGILRHIDFSIVKCVIIASPGFVKDQFFDYMMQQAIKTDNKLLLENKGKFLLVKASSGFKHSLKEVLQEPAVISKISDTKASSEVKLLESFYTMLQLEPAKAFYGKKHVERANEAMAIEILMISDKLFRCQDIQQRKEYVALVDSVRENGGDVRIFSSMHVSGEQLDQLTGIAAILRFPMPELEDSDAEDDSDSD, encoded by the exons ATGAAGCTCGTCTTCAAAAGCATCGAAAAAGATGGTTGTGG aaGTATTGGGCTTATCCCGGAGGAGCCCGAGGATATGTGGCACGCGTACAACCTAATTGCTGAGGGCGATGCTGTAACAGCATCTACAGTGCGTAAGGTCCAGACGGAATCTTCCACAGGATCTTCTACGAGTAACAGAGTGAGAACTACACTCACTATAAGCGTggaaaatatagattttgataCGCAAGCATGTATGCTACGATTGAAGGGGCGAAACATCGTGGAAAATCAATATGTTAAG ATGGGAGCTTACCACACACTGGACTTGGAACTAAATCGAAAGTTCACATTGCAAAAGGCACTATGGGACTCGGTAGCCTTGGAGCGGGTGGACATGGCCTGCGACCCTGCGGTCAATGCTGATGTGGCAGCTGTTGTGATGCAAGAAGGTCTAGCTCATGTGTGTCTTATTACACCCTCAATGACACTGGTTAGATCAAAGATAGATATCACAATCCCTCGAAAGAGGAAGGGGTTTGCGCAGCAACATGAAAAG ggTTTGAACAAGTTTTATGATGCTGTAATGCAGGGAATCCTCCGACACATTGATTTCAGCATTGTCAAGTGTGTGATAATAGCATCTCCTGGGTTTGTGAAGGATCAGTTCTTTGACTACATGATGCAACAAGCGATAAAGACCGATAACAAATTACTTCTTGAAAATAAAGGAAAGTTCTTGCTAGTTAAGGCTTCATCTGGATTCAAACATTCCTTAAAAG agGTTCTTCAAGAGCCGGCAGTGATCTCTAAAATATCTGACACCAAGGCCTCAAGTGAAGTCAAGTTACTAGAAAGTTTTTACACTATGCTGCAACTGGAGCCGGCTAAGGCTTTCTATGGCAAGAAACATGTGGAGAGGGCCAATGAGGCAATGGCCATTGAAATTCTAATGATATCTGATAAATTATTCAG atgTCAAGACATACAACAGCGAAAAGAGTATGTTGCGCTAGTGGATTCAGTTCGAGAAAATGGTGGAGACGTCAGGATATTTTCCAGTATGCACGTATCTGGCGAAC AACTGGATCAGCTGACTGGTATAGCAGCTATCCTCAGATTCCCCATGCCGGAGCTCGAAGATAGCGACGCTGAAGACGACAGTGATTCAGATTAA